In the genome of Sinorhizobium chiapasense, the window TGTACCTCGTCACCGCAACGGGCCCGTCGCGGGCGGAGCCCCTGCAGACCGTCCAGGATGTGGGCGATGCACTCGGCAAATGCTGGACCCCGCCGCCAGAGATCAAGGATTCCTTCGTCACCTTGAAGTTCGGCTTCAAGGGCAACGGAACGCTGATGGGCCCTCCGCAACCGACAGCGATCCGCGTCACCGGAGATGAAGCGCAGCGCAAGGCCTTCGTGGCGGCGGCGACCGAGGCGCTGCAAGGTTGCATGCCGCTGGAGTTTTCCAAAGCACTCGCCGACGAAATCGCCGGCAATGTGTTTACGCTGCAGTACAGGTCGGCGGAGTAGCGGGGCTGTTACGCAATACCGCAAGCCGCGTCGCGAGTTGTTAAACAGTGATCTTGAAGATTGGCTGGGGAACCTGGATTCTCACATGATTTCAATGGCTTACTGAAACCGCCATTGAATTCCCTAGATTTTTCCGTCGCGAGCGACCGTGGATGCAACCTTTGTGCCCTGGCTTTGGGCCTCAGTCAACACGTGCTTGGAGCGGCAATAATTTCCGCTTCTGGACCCAAAGCGGGCTTTCGCCGGTTGGTCACCTCCAACAGCTTTGGGTGGAAAGTGGAAGTTTGGCTGCCTCTGCCGACGAGACGGGAATTTGCCCTATAGCGGACGTCGCGCTAGGACCTTTGCTATCCGCCAAGACGCCGCCCTCACATTCCGCGCATCGCTCCCTTGGGCTGTACGACTGCCGTTCGTGCCTATAGCCGGATGCCGGCACTGCTGCGGAACATCTCCGCAAATTGTCCCGGCTCCAACAATGAAGGATTTAGCGGTTCGCCTTGAACGCCTCAGCCCGCTCTTCGCGTTCGCTCTGATAGGCGGGGTTTAGCTCGGTAATCAGATCTTGGCGCTGGAGGGGTTGGCCGCAGCTTTCACAAACTGGCCCAAGTCCTGCGGACTTCCCGCAGGTGCGGTGCAGGTAATTGACCGCCCGGCCTTCTTCCGGTGACTTGCACCATCTCTCCCCCCATGCCCGCAGCGCCAGGATGACAGGGTAAAAAGCCTCGCCCTTCTCGGTCAGATGATACTCGTAGCGCGGCGGCCGCTCGGTGTAGCGACGGCGCTCCACGAGGTCATCCTCCTGCAGCTTCTTCAGGCGCGCTGCGATCATCTGCGGCGTCCCGCCGGTCTGAGCCTGGATTTCCTCAAAGCGATGAACGCGCA includes:
- a CDS encoding winged helix-turn-helix transcriptional regulator, coding for MEKISAGGTLCPIARSETEVGDRWTVLILRELFMRVHRFEEIQAQTGGTPQMIAARLKKLQEDDLVERRRYTERPPRYEYHLTEKGEAFYPVILALRAWGERWCKSPEEGRAVNYLHRTCGKSAGLGPVCESCGQPLQRQDLITELNPAYQSEREERAEAFKANR